From the genome of Passer domesticus isolate bPasDom1 chromosome 12, bPasDom1.hap1, whole genome shotgun sequence:
GAATTGAATTGTAATCCAGGCACTGAGTTAGAACAACCTTTTATCAACAGGTACAAATTTCTTGTCTAATATAATAGTGAATTTCTCCTTCAGTGTTTTCTCTAATTCCTCATCTGCAAGGATTCTGATTTCCACAAGATCCATATTGTCCCTATAATTGTATTTTATCTCTGTGAGTTTCCACCCCACCAGTTCCCGGATGCCATCAGCAGTCTGCAGGCTGCACATGGATTTCAACACAAACTTTGAATTAGGTGCTGTCTGCAGGAGGGAATTGCAGCCCCTGAACTCCTCAATGTCTCGTGGCTGAAGGGTAAAGAGATAAACCCGACGGCAAACTTCATTTTCCACATTTGGGGAAGTTGAGGTGCTTGGGTTCAGAACCCACTGCTTCCTTCTCACCTTCTCGAAGTACCAGGTCCCATTCTCCTCCTGAAAACGAAACACCCCAGGTATCTGAGGCTGATCTGTCCCTGAAATCAGCTCCATTGGCTGCCACATCTGGTAggccatcccaaatcccccatccATAATATAGGATTTGCCATCAAGATCCACTCGTATCAGCAGATGATTGATTTCTTCTGGGTAGGCGTCACGCTCTGGGACATAAACTTTTGCTCCCAGAAGGGTGATGTCAAAGCCAAGAGTTTTCAGGACCCATGACAGGAGATAGTTGTTTTCCATGCACCAGCCCCCACGTTTCTTCTTCACTATCTTGTTGTAGATCGCTTCCAGGTCCAGCTCAATTCTTTCTCCACAGTGGATGCTGAGGTTTTCATAAGGGACAGCTCGGATGTGGTGCTGGAATATATCTGTCATGGTAGCCAGGTCTGGCTTGTTGTGGGAGCCCTGGTAAGAAATTCTGGCAAAATACTCCTTGATGTCCATGCTGCCTCTGAGAGAAGGGTGGGAAAAAATAATAGGCTGTGTCAGAAGTGGTGGAATGCTCTTGCCCATCCCTTTTAATGGGGTGCTCAGAAGAGGAGCAGGATTTGATAATATCTGTCTCAAAGGCAGC
Proteins encoded in this window:
- the LOC135279668 gene encoding arylamine N-acetyltransferase, pineal gland isozyme NAT-3-like; the protein is MDIKEYFARISYQGSHNKPDLATMTDIFQHHIRAVPYENLSIHCGERIELDLEAIYNKIVKKKRGGWCMENNYLLSWVLKTLGFDITLLGAKVYVPERDAYPEEINHLLIRVDLDGKSYIMDGGFGMAYQMWQPMELISGTDQPQIPGVFRFQEENGTWYFEKVRRKQWVLNPSTSTSPNVENEVCRRVYLFTLQPRDIEEFRGCNSLLQTAPNSKFVLKSMCSLQTADGIRELVGWKLTEIKYNYRDNMDLVEIRILADEELEKTLKEKFTIILDKKFVPVDKRLF